The DNA window CTCCACCTGCCATGCGCGGTCCGCATCTACCTTCGCAGCGTCCTCGTCTTCGCGAGCTCCACGAACTCTGCCTGGTGTTTTAAGCAGAATCCGCATCACCTTTGACTGGGCAAAGGACGCAGAAGAAAGAACACTGGCGAGGCAGGCCATCGACGGCCGCGCTGTCGCCCGACAACGTCCCAAGTCCTCCGCTGACCGAGGAGGCGAAGCGAGCAATTCGCGACAACATGAGTCAGGCCGACCACCCAGTCAGCAATGACATGTCGGCCCCGTGTGTCAAACCCTCCGCGCCAGGAGGTGAGCTCCTGGGGGACTCAAGGGAAGACTTCATGAGACCAAGAAGAGACCGCTGGAAAGGCATACACGCCACCCTGCTCGCAGCCTTGTTAATGGGGGCCTGTGGACCAGGGCGTGGAGAGTCACAACAGCCCCATGGAGAGGAGCTGCGCACCTCTGCCTCCCCATTGGTGGCGATGGCCACCTATGACGCCACACTGAAGGTGCCCCGGTGCTCCTCGGTGGCCGAGGGCTGCGACACGGGAAGCCTCGTCAATGGGCGCGCCTTGCTCGGCCCCGAGCCGAATCACCCCAACACCCTGGGCGGTACTTGCGCGGATGGCGCCTCGGGCACCTACCACGCTGACGAATCACTGGACCGGGTGAAAGTCTATACCACCGACGGGAGCAACCTCGCGCCAGGCAAACAAGTGACGCTCGAGGCCACCGTCTGGGCGTACTCCTCCTACTCTTCGGACAAGCTGGACCTGTACTACACGGCGGATGCCAGCAATCCGTCCTGGACCTTCATCGCCACGCTGACGCCCACTGGCAGCGGAGCCCAGACACTCAAGACCACCTACACCCTGCCCTCGGGTGCCAACGTCCAGGCCGTTCGCTCGGCCTTCCGCTATGGCGGCACCGCGGGGACGTGCACGAGCGGCAGCTACGAGGAGCGGGATGACCTGGCGTTCGCCGTGGCGGGGACTCCCCCTCCCCCAACGCCGCATTCCAGATCCGTACCGATGTCGACCCGGCTCGGGGCCAGCGCAAGGCACAGCGTGATGTTGCGACTGGATGGCACCGTCTGGACCTGGGGAGACAATGACTACGGCCAGTTGGGTGATGGGCTCACCGTGGCTCGCACCACGCCAGGACCGGTTCCTGGACTGGCCAACATGGTGGCCGTCGGCGCCGGCGCGAGCCACACACTCGCCTTGAGGTCTGACGGGACCGTTTGGGCATGGGGCTACAACCTCGCGGGCCAGCTCGGTGACGGCACGGGCACCCACCGCCGCACGCCGGTGCAGGTCTCCGGACTGACGAGCGCGGTGGCCCTGTCCGTCGGCAGCAATCACACGCTGGCGCTGAAGTCCGACGGCACCGTGTGGGGATGGGGCAGCAACGGCAACGCGCAGTTGGGCGATGGCTCAGTGACGGACCGGCGCACGCCCGTGCAAGTCTTCGGGCTTTCCGGAGTGAAGAGCATCGCCGCAGGCGCGACCCACTCGATGGCCGTGAAGTCGGATGGCTCCGTGTGGGCGTGGGGAATGAATACCGCGGGCAAGCTCGGCGACGGCACCGACACACAGCGACTCAGGCCGGTGCAGGTGCTGGGGCTCACGGGAGTAACCACCGTCAGCGCGGGCGAGAACCAGTCACTCGCGCTGAAGACCGACGGCACCCTGTGGGCCTGGGGCTCCAATGGCTCTGGGGAGCTGGGCGATGGCTCTGGCATGCACCAGTCCACCCCGGTGCGGGTCCTCGCGCTCTCGGGCGTGAAGGCCATCCACGCGGGATGGCAACACTCGCTGGCGCTGAAGAGCGATGGCACCCTGTGGACCTGGGGCGCGAACGCCTCTGGACAGCTCGGTGATGGCACCACGACCCAGCGAGCCACACCCGTGCAGGTGCTGGCGCTGACAGAGGGCGAGGCCCTGGCGGCCAGCGTCCACCACTCGCTGGTGTTGCGCGACGATGAGAGCCTCTGGGCTTGGGGTGGCAACACCCATGGCCAGCTCGGCGACGGCTCCACCACCCAGCGACTCACCCCGGTGCCGGCGCCGTTGGCCAAACGCACGGCAAGCATGACCCTGAGCGACGGCACGGTGCTGGCGCTCGATGCCGATGGGTTCCTGTGGGGCTGGGGAAGCAACGCGCAGGGCCAGCTTGGAGGAGCGACTCCCCAGGTGCACCAGGGGAGTCCCGTCCAGGTTCCTGGCCTCAAGAAGGTGAAGTCCGTGAGCCTGGGCGCGCTCCATGCCCTGGTGGCACGCCACGACGGCACGGTCTGGTCGTGGGGCAACAACTCCGTGGGCCAGCTCGGAGATGGCACCACCTTCTCGCACACCACCCCGGCCGTCGTGCCAGGACTCTCCGACGTGGTGGCCGTGAGCGCCGGCTCGACGCACTCGCTGGCGTTGAAGGCTGACGGCACCGTGTGGGCCTGGGGCACCAACGACTTCGGTCAGCTCGGGGACGGAGGGAGCACGCAGCGCACCAGCCCGGTGCAGGTGCTCGGACTCACGGGCGTGAAGGCCATCTCCGCGGGCACGTACTACTCGCTGGCGTTGAAGTCCGACGGCACGGTGTGGGCGTGGGGAGCCAACGACCAGGGACAGCTCGGCAGCCCCGCGAGTTCCTCGCGCACCTCCCCGGTGCAGGTGGCGGGACAGACGGGAGTCACCGCCATTGCCGCGGGCAGCAGCCATACCTTGGCGCTGAAGGCGGATGGCACCGTGTGGGCCTGGGGCTACAACGCGGACGGCCAGCTCGGCCTTGGGAGTGCGACGAGCTACCGCCCCACTCCCACGCAAGTCTCAACGCTGACAGGAGTGGTGGGTATCGCCGCCGGCAACAGCTCGTTGGCGGTGCGCCAGGACGGCACCGTGTGGGCCTGGGGCCCCAACAACGCGGGCGAGCTCGGAGACGGCACCGTCACGCGGCGCCTCACACCGGTGCAGACCTCCGGGTTGACGGGGGCGAAGGCCGTTGGCATCCAGAGCACCGTCGGCATGGCGCTCGATGCGGAGGGCAAGCTGTGGGCTTGGGGCTCCAGTCGCGGCCAGTTCGGAGATGGCTCCAGCATGCGGCTGGCGCCTGTCGCGGTGACCGCGGTGGACGGGTTGCAAGCCGTGTCCGCGCGCAGTGGCTCGGTGCTGGCGCTGAAGTCGGACGGCACACTGTGGGCCTGGGGGGCCAATTCCCTGGGACAGCTCGGAGACGGCACCACGAAGCAGCGCATCACGCCCATGCAGGTGGCTGGACTGACGGCTGTGACGTCCATGGCGGCGGGTGCCGGTCATTCGCTGGCGGTGCGTCAGGATGGCACTGTGTGGGCCTGGGGGGAGAACTCCTCCGGACAGCTCGGCGATGGCACGTACACCTCACGCCTGGTTCCGATACAGGTGCCCGGGTTGACGGACGTCGTGGCCGTGGCGACGGGCTCCCTCCACTCGCTGGCGTTGAAGTCCGATGGAACGGTGTGGACCTGGGGCTCGAACTTCAACGGGCAGCTTGGCAATGGCACGGGCACTCCGCGCCTCTCGGCGGGACAAGTGCCCGGCCTCACGGGGGTGACAGCGGTGTCGGTGGGCGTCACTCACACGCTGGTGCTGAAGTCTGATGGCACCGTGTGGGCCTGGGGCACCAACGGCGATGGCCAGCTCGGGGACGGCACCACGACCTCGCGCCCCACTCCGATTCAGGTGCCCGGACTGGCGGGAGCCACGACCGTGACCGCGGGCTCGATGGGCCAGAGCATGGTCGTGCTCGGCGACGGGACGCTGTGGGCCTGGGGCTACAACTACTACGGCCAGCTCGGGACGGGTGGCGGCTCGAGCCGCACCCCGGTGCAGGTGCCCGCCCTGACGGATGTCGTTTCCGTCGCCAGCGCGGATGGCTTCTCGCTGGCGGTGCGTCAGGACGGCACTGTGTGGACCTGGGGCAACAACAACAAGGGCCAGCTCGCCGAGGGCACATCCACGGTGATGCCCCGGTACTCCCCGGGCCAGGTGAGCAATCTGGAAGGCGCCAGCACCGCCCATGCCGGCAATGGGTTCGCACTGGTGCGAATGAGCGATGGCACCTTGCGCGCCTGGGGTGACAACAGCACGGATGCCATTGGAGTGGGGGCCTCGTCCCAGCGCTCCACGCCTGGGCTCGTCCCGCTGTTCTAATCGCTGAGCGCAGAGCTCGGCGACGAGTGAAGACGGAGCCGAGGTTCTGAGGAGGCCATTGCCTTCGCGGAGCCTCGGCTCGACTCGTCCTTCCTCCGGGCAGAAGCGCTGGGAGCAAGACTCGGCGCCATTCAACGCACTGGATGCCTGTGGCAGCAAGCGCAGTCAGCCAGTACCTCGGGCCGAGTCGCCGAACGAGCCCAACCCGTACCGTCACTCCCAAGAAAAGCATGCGCCCCCGGAGCGGGTACTTCGTGGGGACGCGCTGTCCGTCCGCGTGCCAGGGATTCTACCTCTGCTGGGGTATGGACATTGGAGCGCGTCCGCCAGGCCATTTCCTATCAGCGGCCCCTAGAACACAAAGCTCGTACTTGATAGGCAATCCTGCATGCTCACTTCCCCTACGCGAGTCCTCTTCATCGCAACACTCCTCTTTCTTTCGGCATGTGGATTCGACTCATCTGGCAGTTGTACCGACACGAACTGCGCCAACTACACATCACAGGGAGCCGCGCAGGCTGCCTTTGATGATGACCCTGAATGCCGAGCCGACCTCGACGCCGACAAGGACCAGATTGCCTGCGAAGAGCCTGGCAACAGTGTGAGGTCGTGCTCGTCTACATCTGCGTGTGGTTGCTCCAACAAGACGAAGGCAGCGTGTGGCGGAGATGCCTGCTGTCGATGGGTCGTCGGCCAAGGTTGTGGGTGCCGCTAAGCGCACAACACCCGGAGTCAACCGCGGCTTCGGATAGAGTAGCAGGGTCCACGCTCCTCACATCGAGCGCGGGCATTGCCCTGCAGTTGGCGCATCCCGAAGTCGCAGTGGCTCGGTCGGGAGCAAGTCGGTCTCGAGGCCAGCCTGCTCAGCGCGGCGCACAAGCGACACCTACGGCTTCGCGCGCCCAACCAGGCGGGGTGACGTGCAAGGAACCGTGAATCAATCACGGCGGCGGCACCGAGTCGGGATACAGGCGCTCCCATTCTTCCCGCCATTCCCGCGCCAGCACGGCCCGCTTGCGACCGTAGCGGGCCTCGGTCGCCGAGGCCGCGGTGATGCGGTCGACGCGGAAATGGCGGAAGGCCTGGCGCAGGCAGCACCAGGCGGCAACGAGCTGTTTGCCCTCGTGAAACGCGAGCTGCACGGGCCAGATGTCGCGCTGGCTCGGTTGGCCCTTCCCGTCGGCGTACACGATGAGGAGCGCCTTCTCTTCGCGAATGGCCCGGCGCACGAGGCCGAGCACCGGGACGGACGAAACCCCGCCGCGCATCAGGATGGGCCAGAGCCCGGTGTCCTTTATCCGGTCGCGCAGATCTTCTGGCGAGGCGGTGGCGATCTTGCCCAGCGCATTGCGCGCCGCCCCGGCAAGGCCGGCGTCCGGCTGGGCCTCGACCCAGCGGGAGCCGAGCACCAGCGCCTCGAGTTCCTCGGCCGTGAACATCAGCGGCGGCAGGAAGAAGCCCGGCTTCAGCATATAGCCCACGCCCGCCTCGCCAACGATGGGCGCGCCAAGACCGATGAGCGTCCGCACGTCGCGATAGAGCGTGCGCACGGAAACACCCTGTTCCTCGGCCAGCGCCGCCGCCGTGACGGGGCGGCGGTGCCGACGAAGTGCGTCCATGACGGCGAAGAGTCGTTCGGTCTTGTCCATGCGCGGGCGCGGCTCACCTGATGGTGCCATAGAAGGCCCGGATATCGGCCGCGTAGTGCTCCGGCGCCTCGAGCGCTGGGAAGTGCCCGGCCTGCCGCGCCTCGGTCCAGTGGACAAGGTTCTGCAAGTGCCGTTCGCCCCAGGCGCGTGGGGCGGGATTGTCGACGTCGGCGGGCACCAGCACGCCCTGCTTCACGTCGTGGCGGGGCATCGGCAGCATCAGTTCCTGATCGGCGAAGGCTTCTTTGTACAGCCGAACCGATGAACCAATCGTCTGGGTGAACCAGTAGACCGAGAGCAGCGTACAGAGGTCGTCGAGCGAATAGACCGACTCGAGGCGGCCGTTCTGCAACCGGCTCACGCCGTGAAACTTCTCGATGATCCACGACGCCAGGCCCGCGGGTGAGTCGTTGAGGCCGACCGCGAGCGACTGCGGCTTGGTTCCGTGAAGCATGACGTAGGCGCCCTGCGTGAGGTTCCACAGGTCGACGCGCCGGAAGTAGTCCACTTCCTCGGGCGTCGGAGCCTCCGGTCGCGGGTACCCCGAAAAGACGTTGAGGTAGTGCGCACCCAGCAGGCGGCCGGGATGGTTGCGGACCAGACTGAAGCAGACCCCGGAGCCCAGGTCCGAGCACGAGACGAGGAACTTCTCGTAGCCCAGCCGGGTCATCAGCTCGGCCCAGAGATGCCCCATGCGGCTCATGTTCATGCCCTTCTTCGTCGGCCGGCCCGAGAAGCCGAAGCCCTGCATCGAGGGGACGATGACGTCGAACGACACCCCGTTTCGCTCGGCGGTGAGCAGCGGGATGAGCGGAAGGAACTCGACGAAGTTCGATGGCCAGCCATTGGCAAGGACGATGGGGATGCGGGTTTCGCCCTGCCCCGGCGCATGAACGAAATGGACCTTCTCGCCATCGACCTCCTCGATGAACTGCGGAATCGCGTTGAGGCGCTGCTCGGCGGTGCGCCAGTCGAACCGCTCCGCCCAGTGGGTGACCAACCGCCTGAGCAGCTCGACATCGGTGCCATCGTCCCAGCCGACGCCTTCAACCGCCGCGGGGAAGCGAGTTGCCTTCAGCCGCGCCCGAAGGTCGGCGAGCTCGGAATCGGAAATGGAAAGGGTGAAGGGTTTGTGCATCCCAAGGTTGTGCCCCAGGTGTGCTGACAGGGCATGTCAGCAGTGATTCGGTCACACGCTCGCCCAACCCAGTTCGCAAGAAGGCAGAGAAGCAGCGCAAGCGGATGGTCACCGTCCGGTCAGGGATGGGGCGTGCCCGGTGGGTGAGGCGCACCCCAACCCCCAGACATCAACCCGTGCCAAGGACGAGTCCCGTGGATGACTTCCTTTGTGGCGACCGACGCGCCTCTGGGTCCAAACCCTCCCGCTGGTGACCTGGCCCCACCCGAGTGGAGAAGGCACTCCTTCAATCAAACCGTGACACCAGAGTCCTCACGACCCCTCCCCCAAAGACTGCCCCGCGTGAAAAGCGACATGACCAGCTTGCAGCCACACGACACCCTCCCTTTAATTTCCGCAGCCAAATCCAAACCCAGGAGTTCCCCATGAGGCTTATTCCGTTTGCCTTCCTGACCCTCTCACTGATGGCCTGCGGCTCGCCGGAGCCCTTGCAGCACCAGGAGCCTTTGGAGGCAGCCGCGCAAGAGGAGTCGGGGCCCACGGAAGAAGCGTGGAGTCAGGCGGAGTCCGCCGAAGTAGCGGGCGAGGTGTCCTCGCTGGCATGCGTCAAGCGTTGCTCGGGTGGCCTCAGCAATGGCCAGTCCTGCGTCTCTGACGCCACTTGCGGCAAGACGTGCTCAGGTGGCCTCAGCAATGGCCAGTCCTGCGTCTCCGACGCCTCTTGCGGCAAGACGTGCTCAGGAGGCCTCAGCAATGGCCAGTCCTGCTTCTCCGACGCCTCTTGCGGCAAGACGTGCTCAGGTGGCTCGGCCAATGGCCAGTCTTGCTCCGTGAGCTCCCAATGTCCCAATGGGTTCTGCGTTTCGCATTTCTGCATCACGCATCTCTGCATCACGCATCTCTGCGTGACCTACTGCTGAAGCGGACCCGAAGCGGATGGAGCTGCCCCCACCTGCGCTTGCCCCAGCTCCACGGACAGCGGGGTCACGCAGGTTGAGCGACCTGCTCCAGCACCAAAGACTGGAGCAGGTCGCCATCATTCACTCAGGCGATGAGCTCGGAGAGCACGCCCTTGGTCAGCGCCGGGTCGCCGAAGTCGTCCAGGTTCCCGCCAGCCGCGTTCCTCAGCCCCACGGCGGTGCCAATCGTGTTCAGCATCCGGTTGTGGTTGGGATTGCCGCCGCCCGACGCCTCGACGTAGACGCCCTGCTTGAAGAAGCCATTGCAGCTCCCCGCCAGGACGAAGGGCACGCTGCGCGCCGAGTGAGCCGGCCCGTTGCCCAGGTCGTTGTACCAGACAGCCACGCCGTGCTCGATGAGTCGCTTCCCGTCCGGCATCTGGTAGGCCACCAGCCGGTCCAAGAGGTGCTTGAAGGTGCTCGCGAACTGCACGTCCACGTGGTGGTGCAGCAGGTCCGAGCCAGTGATGATGCCGCCGCTGGAGTCGTGCGACGAGCGACGGTGGGACACGTAATGGAAGTTCTCCATCAACTGTCCCGTGTCCGGGTTGCGGTAGCGCGTGTCGCCGTCGTTGCCGTTGCCCACCTGGATGACGGCCGCGCGGTTGGTGCCGCACGCCATCGCCATCACGGCGATGTCCATGTGCAGCCTGGCGGTGGCGAGCACCTCGGTGCCGTCCGTGCTGTCATAGCCGGGCGCCTGCTGCTGGAGGATGAGCTCCTGGTCCGCGCGCATGCGGCAGCTCAGGGCGACCTCCAGGTCCCGGACGTTGGACAGGTGCAGGTCCAGGCGCTCATGGTCGGACGCGCTCAGCTCGGGACGCTGCTGGAGCGCCTGGAGCTGGGCCTTCACCAGGTCGTTCACGCTGCGCTGCCGGACGAGGAGCTGCTCGCGAGCCTCGGGAGTCAGACCTCCCGGGCCGCCAATCATCGTCTGGTACGCATTCCACGGGTCATGCAGCGCGGCCCGGCGCACGTTGCTGCTCCGGTAGGAGAGGCAGGGCCCCCCGAGCCAACCGCCTCGCCGGCCCGCGTAGAAGACGAGCGAGTCACGCTGCTGCGGGTTGAGCTCTCGGCCGATGCGGTGGTCGATGGACTCGCCTCCGGACTCGGAGTCGCCGCCCGCGCCCTCCACCACGGGGCCTCGAGCGGTCAGCCCCTGCAGGGCGCCTCGGGCGTGGCCATCCCCGTAGTTGTAGTCCTTCATGTTGACGTTGCGCACCAGGAGCAGGTTCGCGCGGTGGTCATTGAGCACGCCCACGGCCCGCCCGGCGATGCTCTCCGCGGTGAGAGCCCCCAGGGTGCGCGGCCAGAAGCGCTCCGGCTCCGCGCCAAGCTCCGACGTCGTCTGGGCCGAGGCGACGCCGTTGGCCTGCCGGAAGAAGATGGCGAACGGCAGCGCCCCCGAGTCCGCCGCGCGAGCGGTCCTCGGCATCAGCCCCTCGAGAAACGGCAGGCTCAGCATCGTCCCGCCCAGGCCCTTCAACACCATCCGGCGACTCAGCTTCATGGCAGCTCCTCCGGGTGGCGATTCACGAAGCCCTCGCTGGTGACGACCTCCACGACGAGGTCGACGATGGACAGGGTGCCCGCCTTCGACAGCTTTCCGAGCCGCTCCACCAACGGCACATCCTCGTCGGCGAACGAGCGCCCGTGGAGGTACTCCACCCAGTGCTGCGCGTAGCACGCATGCACCGCCTCATTGGCCGCGAGTGCGTCCGCCAGGTCGAGCGCGTCGCGCACCGGCACCCTCTCTCCGTTGATGGTGGGAGACGCGCTGGCGTCCACCGGATGTCCATTGTCCGTGGTGCGGTAGCCGCCGATGGCGTCGAAGTTCTCGAAGGGGAAGCCGAGCGGATTGATGAGGTTCGAGTGGCAGCTGGCGCACGCGGTCCCTGGCACTTCGGTGTGCGAAGCGACAACCTCGCGATTGGTGCGGCCCTGGGGGGCGGGGAGCGGCGGGATGTTGGCCGGCGGCGCGCCAATCTTCCGGCAGATGATGCGCTCGGACACGAAGACGCCGCGATGAATGGGGTCCGGGTCCACCGATGTCGCGTGCGAGGCCAGGAAGCCCACCTGGGTGAGCACACCCTTGCGCTCGCGCGAGTTCAGCGTCACGGGGACGAAGTCGGCGGTGAACGTGCCACTCAGCCCGTAGACGCGCGCCAGTTCGTCGTTGACGAAGGTGGCCGGCGAGGTGAGCAGGTCGCTGTAGCCGCCCTTGCGGGCGAAGACGACGTCCTGGACGAAAAGGGTCGTCTCCCGGGCCGCGTACTCCCCCAGGCGCTCGGACACCTGCGGGTAGCGCGTGAGGGAAGGCCGGATGCCGGCATAGCGGGGCACGTCGAAGAGGGTGCGGTGGAAGGCCTCCACCACCTTGTTCGAGCGCGCGTCCTGGAGCATCCGCCGCGCCTGTGTGGCGACACCCTCGCGGGAGTGCAAGGTGCCCTCGCTCGCGGCGGTGAACAGGGCGTCGTCCGGCATGGCGCTCCAGAGGCCGTAGCTCAGCCGCGAAGCCACTTCGTAGTCGTCGAGCGGCACCCTGCCCTTCACGGCCTCCGTGCTGCGCTCCACGCGGTAGAGGAAGTGGGGCGACTGGAGGAAGGCTTCAATCACCAGCCGGATGCCACCCTCGAAGGCCGACATGTCCGCGTAGGCCTGGGGCCCCTTGCGGTACAGCCCGAGG is part of the Myxococcus landrumus genome and encodes:
- a CDS encoding RCC1 domain-containing protein, whose translation is MATYDATLKVPRCSSVAEGCDTGSLVNGRALLGPEPNHPNTLGGTCADGASGTYHADESLDRVKVYTTDGSNLAPGKQVTLEATVWAYSSYSSDKLDLYYTADASNPSWTFIATLTPTGSGAQTLKTTYTLPSGANVQAVRSAFRYGGTAGTCTSGSYEERDDLAFAVAGTPPPPTPHSRSVPMSTRLGASARHSVMLRLDGTVWTWGDNDYGQLGDGLTVARTTPGPVPGLANMVAVGAGASHTLALRSDGTVWAWGYNLAGQLGDGTGTHRRTPVQVSGLTSAVALSVGSNHTLALKSDGTVWGWGSNGNAQLGDGSVTDRRTPVQVFGLSGVKSIAAGATHSMAVKSDGSVWAWGMNTAGKLGDGTDTQRLRPVQVLGLTGVTTVSAGENQSLALKTDGTLWAWGSNGSGELGDGSGMHQSTPVRVLALSGVKAIHAGWQHSLALKSDGTLWTWGANASGQLGDGTTTQRATPVQVLALTEGEALAASVHHSLVLRDDESLWAWGGNTHGQLGDGSTTQRLTPVPAPLAKRTASMTLSDGTVLALDADGFLWGWGSNAQGQLGGATPQVHQGSPVQVPGLKKVKSVSLGALHALVARHDGTVWSWGNNSVGQLGDGTTFSHTTPAVVPGLSDVVAVSAGSTHSLALKADGTVWAWGTNDFGQLGDGGSTQRTSPVQVLGLTGVKAISAGTYYSLALKSDGTVWAWGANDQGQLGSPASSSRTSPVQVAGQTGVTAIAAGSSHTLALKADGTVWAWGYNADGQLGLGSATSYRPTPTQVSTLTGVVGIAAGNSSLAVRQDGTVWAWGPNNAGELGDGTVTRRLTPVQTSGLTGAKAVGIQSTVGMALDAEGKLWAWGSSRGQFGDGSSMRLAPVAVTAVDGLQAVSARSGSVLALKSDGTLWAWGANSLGQLGDGTTKQRITPMQVAGLTAVTSMAAGAGHSLAVRQDGTVWAWGENSSGQLGDGTYTSRLVPIQVPGLTDVVAVATGSLHSLALKSDGTVWTWGSNFNGQLGNGTGTPRLSAGQVPGLTGVTAVSVGVTHTLVLKSDGTVWAWGTNGDGQLGDGTTTSRPTPIQVPGLAGATTVTAGSMGQSMVVLGDGTLWAWGYNYYGQLGTGGGSSRTPVQVPALTDVVSVASADGFSLAVRQDGTVWTWGNNNKGQLAEGTSTVMPRYSPGQVSNLEGASTAHAGNGFALVRMSDGTLRAWGDNSTDAIGVGASSQRSTPGLVPLF
- a CDS encoding helix-turn-helix transcriptional regulator, with amino-acid sequence MDKTERLFAVMDALRRHRRPVTAAALAEEQGVSVRTLYRDVRTLIGLGAPIVGEAGVGYMLKPGFFLPPLMFTAEELEALVLGSRWVEAQPDAGLAGAARNALGKIATASPEDLRDRIKDTGLWPILMRGGVSSVPVLGLVRRAIREEKALLIVYADGKGQPSQRDIWPVQLAFHEGKQLVAAWCCLRQAFRHFRVDRITAASATEARYGRKRAVLAREWREEWERLYPDSVPPP
- a CDS encoding epoxide hydrolase family protein → MHKPFTLSISDSELADLRARLKATRFPAAVEGVGWDDGTDVELLRRLVTHWAERFDWRTAEQRLNAIPQFIEEVDGEKVHFVHAPGQGETRIPIVLANGWPSNFVEFLPLIPLLTAERNGVSFDVIVPSMQGFGFSGRPTKKGMNMSRMGHLWAELMTRLGYEKFLVSCSDLGSGVCFSLVRNHPGRLLGAHYLNVFSGYPRPEAPTPEEVDYFRRVDLWNLTQGAYVMLHGTKPQSLAVGLNDSPAGLASWIIEKFHGVSRLQNGRLESVYSLDDLCTLLSVYWFTQTIGSSVRLYKEAFADQELMLPMPRHDVKQGVLVPADVDNPAPRAWGERHLQNLVHWTEARQAGHFPALEAPEHYAADIRAFYGTIR
- a CDS encoding DUF1552 domain-containing protein translates to MKLSRRMVLKGLGGTMLSLPFLEGLMPRTARAADSGALPFAIFFRQANGVASAQTTSELGAEPERFWPRTLGALTAESIAGRAVGVLNDHRANLLLVRNVNMKDYNYGDGHARGALQGLTARGPVVEGAGGDSESGGESIDHRIGRELNPQQRDSLVFYAGRRGGWLGGPCLSYRSSNVRRAALHDPWNAYQTMIGGPGGLTPEAREQLLVRQRSVNDLVKAQLQALQQRPELSASDHERLDLHLSNVRDLEVALSCRMRADQELILQQQAPGYDSTDGTEVLATARLHMDIAVMAMACGTNRAAVIQVGNGNDGDTRYRNPDTGQLMENFHYVSHRRSSHDSSGGIITGSDLLHHHVDVQFASTFKHLLDRLVAYQMPDGKRLIEHGVAVWYNDLGNGPAHSARSVPFVLAGSCNGFFKQGVYVEASGGGNPNHNRMLNTIGTAVGLRNAAGGNLDDFGDPALTKGVLSELIA
- a CDS encoding DUF1592 domain-containing protein codes for the protein MRTQRLSREPAERGRWWRPVVLGLVLSGAAGCEGTISNPEGPGGGPGPGTPTPTVIEKPAPSVRMARLTHVQWTNSVKELLRLDAPPTTLAGTFRADPAQSGFLFDNNARALAVDEALWGAYQRAAAELAGQVTTDTTKLARLLPPSSATGEARARAFVESFGLRAHRRPLTSEEVESYLGLYRKGPQAYADMSAFEGGIRLVIEAFLQSPHFLYRVERSTEAVKGRVPLDDYEVASRLSYGLWSAMPDDALFTAASEGTLHSREGVATQARRMLQDARSNKVVEAFHRTLFDVPRYAGIRPSLTRYPQVSERLGEYAARETTLFVQDVVFARKGGYSDLLTSPATFVNDELARVYGLSGTFTADFVPVTLNSRERKGVLTQVGFLASHATSVDPDPIHRGVFVSERIICRKIGAPPANIPPLPAPQGRTNREVVASHTEVPGTACASCHSNLINPLGFPFENFDAIGGYRTTDNGHPVDASASPTINGERVPVRDALDLADALAANEAVHACYAQHWVEYLHGRSFADEDVPLVERLGKLSKAGTLSIVDLVVEVVTSEGFVNRHPEELP